One Candidatus Annandia adelgestsuga genomic window, AATAAATAAAATAAATATTATTAAATATAAAATAGATATGATTATTATTAGTATATCTAATGAATCTTTGAAAAAAATTATGTTATTTATATTAAAATTATCTAAAAATTGTATTTTAGTTAATTTAAATGTAATTTCATATAAATATTTAAAACTTATTCTTTATATTCATAAAGGACCTGTTTTATTATTACAACCAAAATTTAATTCACAAACTTATAATTTAACTAAAAAAAAAATATATTATTGTAATGGTAGAAATTTTAAATATTATAAATGGTTTTTAAAACAAATGAAAATTTGGGGATTAAACATTATATGTATAAAAAATTTAAATTTTAATAATGACGAAATTTTTATTAATTTTTTAAAAATTTTTATTAATTTTTTATATGGATTAAATAAAATTAAAAAAAAAAATAAATCAAATAATCCACTATTATTTAATAATTTTAATTTAAAAGATACAATTTTATTTTTTAAAAATAATCCTAATTTTTATATAGATAATATTATATTTAATAAAAAAAATATAATATTATTTATTGAATCATATTGTAATAAATTTAAAAAATTTATTTATTCAATAAAAAATAATCAAAAAATTTTTTTAAAAAAATTTAACAAAATAAATAAATTATTTTTATAATAATTTAAAATTTTTTTTATTTATTTTATAATATCCTATAAATTTTATATAATTAGATTTTTTTTTTATTTTATCTAAAATTTTTTTAAATTTAATAAAATTAAAATTGTTTTTAAAGTTTATATATAATACTTCTTGTGATTTAAAATTCTTAAATATTCTATATTCTAATTTATTTATTATAATATTATTTTTATTAAATAATATTATAATATTTATAATTTTATTATTATTTTTATTAAAATTAATAATTAAAATTATAAATTTATAATCAAAATTTTTAGTTATCAAATTTTTATTTGATAATAAAATAAATTTTGTAATATTATTATAGTTATTAATATTTTTTCTTAATATAAATAAATTATATAATTTTGCTCCATTTTTACTACCTATAGCAGCTACTGAAAAAGAATTAATTTTTGAAATTATTTTCATAGCTGTAGAAGTACTATTAGTATTTATAAGATTTAATTTAGAAAATTTTTTTATAAAATTACTACATTGTTGAAATGGTTGTGAATGGCTATATAAAAAAATAATTTTATTAATATTATTTTTTTTTGAAGAAAGTAAACAATGATTTATTTTCATATTAAATTCTTTTAAAATATATAATTTAGAATTTATTAGTAAATCATATATTTCATATATAGATCCTGAATTAGTATTTTCTATAGGTAGTAAAGCAAAACTTTTATTTATATTTTCAGTTTTTATTATAATTTCTTTAAAATTATAACATAATTTTAATACATTATTTTTATATTTATTTTTTATATATTTAATATATGCTATATTTGAATAAGATCCTTTTGGGCCTAATAAAAAAAAATTTAATATTTTTGATTTATTATATTTTTTTTTGAATTTATTAACTATATTTTTTTTTTTATAATTTTTTTTATATTTTTTAAAATAAAAATATAAAATATAAAAAAAATATATAAAATAATATTTAAATTTTTTATATAAAATTTTTAAAAAAAACATAATATTTTAACCTTATTTATAAAAAAATATATTACTTTAATATAACTAATATATTATTTTATAATGTAATTATTATATATAAATTATGAAAACAAAAATTATAAAAATAAAATTATCTATTTTAAAGATTAAAAAAAGATTAGATTATGTTTTATCAAAAATATTATCAAAATTTTCAAGATCATATATAAAATATTTAATTATTAATAAAAAAGTTAAACTAAATAATAATATTGTTAATAAACCTAATACTTATGTTTCAAGTTATGATAAAATAAAAATTTTTTTTATTATAATTATAATAAATATTTATTTCCAGAAAATATAAAATTAAAAATTTTATATAAAGATAAAGATATAATAATAATTGATAAACAAAAAAATTTAGTTGTACATCCAGGTTTTGGTAATTTAAGTAAAACGATGTTTAATGCTATTTTATATCATTTTCCTGATAACGCTTCTTTAGAAAAAGCTGGTTTAATACATCGATTAGATAAAGATACAACAGGTTTAATAATAATTGCTAGAAATATGCTTTCTATGTTTTTTTTAAAAAAAGAAATAAAATTTAAAAAAATAATTAAAAAATATGAAGCTATTGTAATAGGAAATATAAAAAAAAATAATATTATTAATAAACCTATTTTAAGAGATAAAATTATAAAAAATAAAATGTCAATTAATAAAAATGGAAAAATTGCTATTACAAAATATAAAATTTTAGAAAAATTTAATAATTATACTCATATTATAATAAATTTAAAAACCGGTCGTACTCATCAAATACGTATACATATGGCTAGTTGTAATTATCCATTATTAGGTGATAAATTATATAACAAAAAAAAAAAAAAATATTATAAAAATATGAAAAAAATATATAAAAAAAAAATTAAAAAAATTATTAATTTTCCTAGACCAGCTTTACATTCTACTATAATAAAATTTAAACATCCTAATAAAAAAAAAAATATTAAAATAACATCTAAATTACCAAAAGATATGTCTATTATAATAAATTTATTAAAAAAAATGTAAAATATTTTTAAATATATAAAAATTAATAAAACAACAAAATTAAAATTATTATTAATTATATTAATTTTATTAATACTTATTGACTATAATATATAATACTATATAATTATATATTACTTTAATTTTAATATTAAAGTAATAAATTATTTGTCTTCTTCGTCTAGAGGTCTAGGACATCGCCCTTTCACGGCGGTAACAGGGGTTCAAATCCCCTAGGAGACAAAATATTTATTTTATAAAAAAAATAAAAATTATTGATATGTTATATATTTAAAATAATGGAGCTGGCGGGATTCGAACCCGCGTCCGAAATATATTACACTAAGGTACTACATATTTAGTTAGTCTTTATTTTTTTTTCTAAATTATAACGGAACTAACTCGTTATTAATAGAAATATCCTATAATATTTAACAATTTATCATTAGGAAATTAATAAAATGTGATCTCTTATAAAAAAATATTTTTGTTTTGTAAGAGAACAAAATCAAAAAAAATTATATGAATATTTTAAGCTGCTAAAGCATAGCTATTATTTTTTTCATTTATATTTTTTAGGTTTTTAACGAGGCAACCTTCCTCGATATGCACCTTAAGTTTTATAAATTTCGTCAAATCCAAAACAGCCCCTATTTTTATTAATTTTTATTTATATTTTTTAAATATCTTAATTTATCTATTTTCCATTTATTTTTTTTTAAAAATTCTCTTTTATCATATTTTTTTTTTCCTTTTACAATTCCTATTTTAATTTTACATAAATGATTTTTCAAAAATATAGATAAAACTACAGCAGTATAACCTTTAATGTTTATATCACTATTAATTTTTTTTATTTCTTTTTTATTTAATAAAAGTTTATATTTTTTATCAAAATTATATTTTATATTATTATAAAAATTAGATTGTATATTAAGTCCTTTTAAAAAAATTTCATAATTTTTTATAAATATATAACTGTTATTTAAACTAATATTTTTAGATCTAATAGATTTAATTTCCCAACCTTTAAGGATAATTCCTGCATCAAAATAGTAATTTACTATAAAATTATAATTAACATTTTTATTATTTAAAATATTAATAATATTATTTTTCATATAATTAAATTTTAATATATAACATATAATATTAATAATTATATGTTATATATAAATAAAAGATTAATCAATGTCTTATATATTTATAAAAATAATATATGCTTTATCTAGAAAACAATATATTTTTAATATTAAAACAAAAAATGGAAATAACATAAATTATATACTAAAAAATTACAATTTATATAATAAAATACCAAAAATTAAAATTAAAAAAAATAATATAGGAATATATGGAAAAATAGTTAATAAAAATTATATATTAAAAAATGGAGATCAAATTGAAATATATAGAGATTTATTAAAAGATCCTCGTGAAATTTTAAGAAAAAGAGCAAAATTGTTTAAAAATAAAAAAATATAAATAAAAAATATATTAAAAATATAAATAAAAAAATAATTTATTAAAAAAAATTATATAATATTTATTAAATATAGGTATTAAATGCGTCAAATTATATTAGATACAGAAACGACAGGAATAAATAAAAATGGTAAATTATATAAAGGACATAGAATAATTGAAATAGGAGCTATAGAAATAATAAATCGTAAAATAACAGGAAATAATTTTCATACATATATTAATCCTGAAAGAAAAATAGAAATAGAAGCATTTAAAATACATGGTATTTCAAATAGTTTTTTAAAAAATAAACCTTTATTTAAAGATATTTATCATTTATTTTTAAAGTATATTTTAAATTCAGAATTAATAATACATAATGCTATTTTTGATATTCAATTTTTAGAAAACGAATTATATTTATTGTCTAATAAATATAGAAAAATATCAGATATATGTAATATTATAGATAGTTTAAATATAGCAAGAAAATTATTTCCTGGAAAAAAAAATAATTTAGACATTCTTTCAAAAAGGTTTAACATTAAAATTAAAAGAAAAAAACATAGCGCTTTAAATGATGCTTTAATTTTATCAAAAATATATTTATATATGACAAGAGGTCAAACATCATTAAATTTATTAATAGATAATAAAAAAAAAATGATAATTAACAATAAAAAAAAAATAAATAAATTAAAAATAATATATGCTAATAAACAAGAAATTTTACAACATGAAAAATATTTAAAATTAATAAATAAAAAGTTATTATAAAAATTATATTAATTAATAAAAAAAATATTGACTTATATATATATTTGTGTATATATATAATATATATATTATAATGGTGCGGTAGTTCAGTTGGTTAGAATATCGGCTTGTCACGCCGAGGGTCACGGGTTCGAATCCCGTCCGCACCGTTAATATAATTAATGTTCAGAAATAGGGGGAATATAAGATATTCCAGTTTCCCATGGTTGTTCTATCCATACATTTTGAGGTACATCTACTATATAATCATCAACATATTTTTTTCCTTTAGGTTTAGCAAATATAGTTACAAATTTGGATTTAGGATATAAAGGTCTAATTAATTGAGCTGTCTTACCTGTATTAACTAAATCATCTATTAATATAAAATTATTTCCTTTTATCTTAGGTTTTTTTATTATATTAATTTTTTCTATAGAATTTTTAATATTATAATTAGAAATACAAATAGTATCTATATACATTAAATTTAATTCTCTAGCGACCATAGCAGATAAAATTAAACCACCTTTATTAATTGCTAAAATTCCTTTCCATTGAGATGATGGTAATAATCTATAAGATAATTGACGTGCATGAATTTGTATCATATACCAAGTAATTACATATTTATCTTTCATTATATTCCTAATTTTAATATTTAATATTTTTATTTTAATATATTAATAATTTTAAATTATATGTAATTATTTAAAATTTATCTGCTACGAAAAATTATACGTCCTTTATTTTTATCATATTTATTAATTTCTACAGTAACTTTATCTCCTGTTAAAATACGTATATAATTTTTTCTTATTTTTCCAGAAACATGAGCTAATATTATTTTACCATTTTCTAATTTTACTTTAAACGTAGTATTTGGTAGTGTTTCTACTATAACTCCTTGTGATTCTTTAAAATTGTTTTGATACATATTTTACCCTTTTTTTAAAAAAATAAATTTTAAATTTATTTTTTTTTTATACTATTAATATATTTAATTGCATCAATTGCAGACATACAACCACTTCCGGCAGCAGTAATTGCTTGTTTATAATTTTTATCAATAACATCTCCTGCAGCAAAAACTCCTGGTATACTAGTTTGTGTACTATATATTTTATTTTTTTTAATATAAATATAATTATTTTTTAATTTTAATTGATTTTTAAATAAATAAGTATTTGGTTTATGTCCTATAGAAATAAAAACCCCAGATACTTTTATTTTTTTAATAATTTTTTTATTTTTATTATAACAAATATTTATACTTTTAATATTTTTATCGTTTCCTATAATTTCTTTTAAAAAAAAATCAGTATGTATAATTACTTTATTATCAATAATTTTATTTTTTAATTGATTTAAAAGTATTTTTTCAGCTTTAAATATATTATTACGATGTATAATATGAATTTTTTTTACTATATTTGATAAATATAACGCTTCTTCTATAGCTTTATTACCACCACCTACAATTGCTACTGTTTTATTACGATAAAAATAACCATCACAAGTAGCACAAGTAGATAAACCTTTTCCTTTAAATTTTTCTTCTGATTTTATTTCTAAATATTTAGGAGATGATCCTGTAGAAATAATTAATGAATCAGAATAATATTCATTATAATCACCTATTAATCTAAAAGGGTAATTTTTTAAATCTACTTTATATATATTATCAAATATAATATTAGTATTGAATTTTTTAGCATGTATATACATACGATTCATTAAATCATTACCTGTAATATTTTTATAATCTCCTGGCCAATTTTCTATTTTTAAAGTTTTAGTTAATTGACCACCTTTTTCTAATCCAGTAATAAGTATTGGATATAAATTAGCTCTTGATGCATATATAGCAGCTGTATAACCAGCTGGTCCTGATCCTAAAATAATTAATTTAGTTTTTATCATTTTGTTTTAAAAAAAATATAATTTTATTTTAAATTATTAAAATTTTAAAATAAATACTTTATAAAAATTAATTTAAATTTTATTTATAAAAAAAGAAAAATATATGATTGATATAAATTTAATTAATAATAATTTAATATATATTGTAAAAAATTTAATAAAAAAAAATTTTTATTTTAAAACATCAAAATTTTTATATTTAGAAAAAAAAAGAAAAATTATTCAAATAAAAACAGAAAAATTATTATTTAATCGTAATAAAAATTCAAAATTAATAAATAAAATAATAAAAAACAAAAATATTAAAAAAAATATTAATATAAATAATAAATTAAATATAAAAAAAAAAATATTAAAAAAAATAAAAAATAAAATTATTAATTTTATTAATAATATTCCTAATATTATTAGTAATGATATTATATATGGAAAAAATAATAAAAATAATAAAAAAATATTATATTGGGGAAAAAAAAAAAAATTTTTATTTCCTATTTTAGATCATCTAAAACTTTGTAAAAAAAATAATAATATAGATTTAAAATCTGCTATTAAAATAACAGGTTCTAGGTTTGCTATTTTAAAAGGAAATATAGCAAAATTACACAGATCTTTAGGTCAATTTATGATTGATACTCATATTAAAAAACATGGATATTTAGAAATAAATGTTCCTTATTTAGTAAATGATAAAAGTTTATATGGAACTGGACAATTACCTAAATTTGATCATGATTTATTTCATATTAAAAACAATAATTTTAATTGTTTTAACAAAAAAAATAATTATTATCTTATTCCTACTTCTGAAGTTCCTTTAACAAATTTATTTCGTAATAATATTATAAAAGAAAAAAAATTACCAATTAAAATGGTTTCACATACACCTTGTTTTAGACAAGAATCTAATTCATATGGAAAAAATATTTATGGTTTAACGAGAATGCATCAATTTGATAAAGTTGAAATAATACAAATAGTAAAACCTAAATATTCAGTATTATCTTTAGAAAAAATAACTGAACATGCTGAAAATATATTAAAAATGTTAGATTTACCATATAGAAAAATTTTATTATGTACTGGAGATACAAGTTTCGGTTCATATAAATCTTATGATTTGGAAGTTTGGTTACCTTCTAAAAATAAATATTTAGAAGTTTCTTCTTGCTCACATATGTTAGATTTTCAAACAAGAAGAATGAAAACAAGATATAAAAAAAAAATTAATAAAAATATAAAATTATTACATACTTTAAATGGTTCTGGTTTAGCAGTTGGAAGAACATTAATAGCTATTTTAGAAAATTATCAAAAACATAATGGTAAAATAATTGTACCAAAAGTTTTAACTCCTTATATGAATAATATAAAATACATATAATTAAAAAATATTTTTAATATTTTAATAATAAAATTGAATTTAAATAAATGAAAATTTAATATCTTAATTAATAAAATTGGTATTTTGTAAATGAAGATAATACATAATTTTAGTGCAGGTCCTGCAATTTTACCTAAAAGTGTTTTAAAACAAGCAAAAAAAGAATTAAATTATGGTATAAAATATGGTATTTCAATACTTGAAATAAGTCATCGTAGTAAAGAATTTATTAAAATTGCAGAAGAATCTGAAAAAAATTTAAGAAAATTATTAAAAATACCTAAAAATTATAAAGTTTTATTTTGTCAAGGAGGAGCTCGTACACAGTTTTCTGCAATACCTTTAAATATAATAAATAAAAAAAATATTAAAGCGGATTATATAAATAGTGGTTATTGGTCTTATAGTGCTATAAAAGAAGCAAAAAAATATTGTATTCCTAATATAATACCAGTAAAATATTTTATTAACAATAAAATTTCAATTTTACCAATGAAAAAATGGAAAATAAATAATAATTCTAAATATATTCATTATTGTCCAAATGAAACTATTGAAGGAATATCAATAAAAGAAGAACCTAATTTTAAAAATAAAATAATAATAGCTGATTTTTCTTCTATTATATTATCATATCCTATAAATATAAAAAAATATGATATTATTTATGCTAGTGCACAAAAAAATTTAGGCTTATCTGGAATAACTTTAATAATTATTAAAAAAAGTATTATAAATAAAAAAAATAAATATATACCATCAACATTAAATTATAAAATAATATCTTCTAATAAATCTATGTTTAATACACCTTCAATTTTTTCTTGGTATTTATCAAGTTTAGTACTTAATTGGATAAAAAATAATGGTGGAGTAAAAAAAATATATAAAATTAATAAACAAAAATCAAATATAATTTATAATATTATTGATTCTAATAATTTTTATATTAACAATATAAATTTTAAAAATCGATCTATAGTAAATATTACATTTAAATTAAAAAATAAATATTTAAATAATTTATTTATAAAAGAATCATATGAAGCTGGTTTAATGTTTTTAAAAGGTCATTATATTTTTGGGGGAATAAGATCATCTATATATAACGCAATGTCTTTTAAAAGTGTAAAAAAATTAGCTGATTTTATGATATATTTTTCAAATCGTTATAGTTAAATTTATAAATAAGGAATTATATGAATAAAATTTTAACAATTAATCCAATAAAAAAAATTAACGGTTTTATATATTTACCTGGATCAAAAAGTATTTCTAATAGAGTATTATTATTATCAGCAATGACTAAAGGTAAAACCAATTTAATTAATTTATTAAAAAGTGATGATACAGAATATATGATTAATGCTCTTAAAGTTATAGGGGTAAAAATAGTAAATACTATAAATAATAATTATGAAATTATAAGTAAAGGGGTATCAATTTTTAATAATATTAAAAAAAATATTTTTTTAGGAAATGCTGGTACAGCTATGCGTTCTTTAACTGCATCATTTTGTTTAGGTTTAAATGATATAATATTAACTGGTGAAAATAGAATGAAAAATAGACCTATAAATCATTTAATAGATTCTTTAATACAAGGGGGTGCAAGTATTAAATATTTAGAAAAAAAAAATTTTCCTCCTTTACATATTAAAGGTGGTTATAAAGGTGGTAATATTTATATTAAAGGTAATATTTCTAGTCAGTTTTTAACTTCTTTATTGATAATATCTCCATTAGTAAAAAATGATACAAAAATTATCATTAAAAATAAAATTGTATCTAAACCATATATTAAAATGACATTAAGTTTAATGAAAATATTTGGTATTTGTATTAAATTTAAAAATAATGTTTTTTTTATAAAAGGAAATCAAAAATATATTTCTCCTAAAAAATATTTAATTGAAGGTGATGCTTCATCAGCTTCTTATTTTTTAGCAGCTTCTGCTGTAAAAAATTTTTCTATTTCTTTATATGGAATAAATATTAAAAATAGTATTCAAGGAGATTCAAAATTTATATATATTTTAAAAAAAATGGGCGCATTAATTTATAACAATAAAAATTTTATTTATTGTAAAAAAAATAAATTAAAAGGTATTAATTTAGATATGAATAATATGCCTGACGCGGCGATGACTATAGCTATAGTATCATTATTTGCTAAAGGAGCTACAACTATTTATAACATATATAATTGGAGAGTTAAAGAAACAGATAGATTATATGCTATGTCTAAAGAATTACGTAAAATTGGTGCTATAATAGAAGAAGGTAATAACTATTTACGTATAATTCCTCCTAAAATAATTAAATCATCAGTTATAGAAACATATAACGATCATAGAATTGCAATGTGTTTTTCTTTAATATCTTTATTTAATAAAAAAATAAAAATCATTAACCCTAAATGTGTAAATAAAACTTTTCCTAAATATTTTATAGAATTTGCAAAAATTAGTAATTTTTAATTATAAAATAAAAAAAAATTATAAATCTTAACTAATATAAGGATAATAATATTTTTAAAGAAAAAGTTCCAGTAATTGTTATAGATGGTCCTAGTAGTACAGGTAAAAGTACTATGTGTCAAAAAATTGCTTTAAAATTAAAATGGAATGTTTTAAATTCTGGAGCGTTGTATAGATTATTAGCATTTTTTTTAAACGGAAATAAAAACTTTTATAATCTAAATTATATTAAATTTATAGTATCAAATTTAAATGTAAAATTTGTTTATTCTCCTAAATATAATGAAATGAGAACTACATTACATGGAGTAGATGTTTCAAATATACTTCAAGAATTAAATATAGGAGGATCTGCTTCTTATATATCTTCTTTTTATGTTGTAAGAAGATATTTAGTGCAAAAACAACATCAATTTTGTAAATTACCAGGATTAGTAGCTGATGGACGAGATATGGGGACTGTAGTTTTTCCTGATGCAAATGTTAAATTTTTTTTATATTCTGATATATATAAAAGAACTTATTGTCGTTTATTGCAATTAAAAAAAAAAAACCCTAATGTTAATTTTAAGGGTGTATTAAAAGATTTAAAAAAAAGAGATAAAAGAGATACAGAAAGAGAAGTATCACACTTAGAACCAGCTCTAGATTCTATTAAAATAGATAGTACTGATATAGATTCAGAAGAGTTATTTGATATAATAATGAAAAATATATATAAAAAAATTGATATAAAAAAAATATAAAATTTAAATAACTTTATATTATAAAAATATATGATATAAATTATAAATTTATAACTAAATATAAAATAATTAAAATGAATAATTTTTTTGATACGTTATTTAATAAATATATAAAGAAGAGAAGCATAAAAATTGGATCAATTATAAAAGGAAAAGTATATAATATTGGTAATGAAAATGTTATAATTGATGCTGGATTAAAATCAGAATCTTATATTTCTATAAATGAATTTAGAAATTCAAATGGTGATATTGAAGTTAAAAATGGAGATTTAATAGATGTAATTTTAGAATCTATAGAAGATGGTTATGGGGTAACAATTCTTTCTAGGGAAAAAGCAAAAAAATATAATTCATGGTTATTTTTAGAAAAAGCTAAAAAAAATAATATAATAATTAAAGGTATCATTAATGGTAAAGTTAAAGGAGGTTTTACTGTAGATATAAATGGAATACAAGCTTTTTTACCAGGATCTTTAATTGATATAAAACCATTTAAAGATTCTTCTTTTTTAGAAGGTATGCATTTATCATTAAAAGTTGTTAAAATAGATAAAAGAAGAAATAATATTGTTGTATCACGTAAATCTGTAATAGAATATAATAAAAGAATAAAAAAAAAAAAATCTTTATCTAAAATTTCAGAAGGAAAAGAAATAGTTGGAATTATTAAAAATATAACAGAATATGGTGCTTTTATAGATTTAGGAAGTGTAGATGGATTATTACATATTACTGATATTTCTTGGAAAAGAATAAATCATCCTAATGATATTTTAAATCCTGGAGAATACATAAAACTAAAAATATTAAAATTTGATAAAATTAATCTTAAAATGTCTTTGGGGTTAAAACAATTAATATCTGATCCTTGGAAAAAAATTGATGAAAAATATCCTAAAAGAACTAAAACTTTAGGTAAAGTAACTAATATAACAGAATATGGTTGTTTTATAGAAATAGAAGATGGAATAGAAGGATTAGTACATAATTCTGAAATAGATTGGGTTAATAAAAATGTAAATATATCAAAAATATTAAAATTAAATGATAAAGTAGAAGTAATGATATTAAATATAGATCATCCATGTAAAAGAATATCTTTAGGTATTAAACAATGTAAAATAAATCCTTGGTATAAATTTTCTAAAAAATATAA contains:
- the serC gene encoding 3-phosphoserine/phosphohydroxythreonine transaminase, coding for MKIIHNFSAGPAILPKSVLKQAKKELNYGIKYGISILEISHRSKEFIKIAEESEKNLRKLLKIPKNYKVLFCQGGARTQFSAIPLNIINKKNIKADYINSGYWSYSAIKEAKKYCIPNIIPVKYFINNKISILPMKKWKINNNSKYIHYCPNETIEGISIKEEPNFKNKIIIADFSSIILSYPINIKKYDIIYASAQKNLGLSGITLIIIKKSIINKKNKYIPSTLNYKIISSNKSMFNTPSIFSWYLSSLVLNWIKNNGGVKKIYKINKQKSNIIYNIIDSNNFYINNINFKNRSIVNITFKLKNKYLNNLFIKESYEAGLMFLKGHYIFGGIRSSIYNAMSFKSVKKLADFMIYFSNRYS
- the aroA gene encoding 3-phosphoshikimate 1-carboxyvinyltransferase is translated as MNKILTINPIKKINGFIYLPGSKSISNRVLLLSAMTKGKTNLINLLKSDDTEYMINALKVIGVKIVNTINNNYEIISKGVSIFNNIKKNIFLGNAGTAMRSLTASFCLGLNDIILTGENRMKNRPINHLIDSLIQGGASIKYLEKKNFPPLHIKGGYKGGNIYIKGNISSQFLTSLLIISPLVKNDTKIIIKNKIVSKPYIKMTLSLMKIFGICIKFKNNVFFIKGNQKYISPKKYLIEGDASSASYFLAASAVKNFSISLYGINIKNSIQGDSKFIYILKKMGALIYNNKNFIYCKKNKLKGINLDMNNMPDAAMTIAIVSLFAKGATTIYNIYNWRVKETDRLYAMSKELRKIGAIIEEGNNYLRIIPPKIIKSSVIETYNDHRIAMCFSLISLFNKKIKIINPKCVNKTFPKYFIEFAKISNF
- the cmk gene encoding (d)CMP kinase — its product is MDGPSSTGKSTMCQKIALKLKWNVLNSGALYRLLAFFLNGNKNFYNLNYIKFIVSNLNVKFVYSPKYNEMRTTLHGVDVSNILQELNIGGSASYISSFYVVRRYLVQKQHQFCKLPGLVADGRDMGTVVFPDANVKFFLYSDIYKRTYCRLLQLKKKNPNVNFKGVLKDLKKRDKRDTEREVSHLEPALDSIKIDSTDIDSEELFDIIMKNIYKKIDIKKI
- a CDS encoding 30S ribosomal protein S1, producing the protein MNNFFDTLFNKYIKKRSIKIGSIIKGKVYNIGNENVIIDAGLKSESYISINEFRNSNGDIEVKNGDLIDVILESIEDGYGVTILSREKAKKYNSWLFLEKAKKNNIIIKGIINGKVKGGFTVDINGIQAFLPGSLIDIKPFKDSSFLEGMHLSLKVVKIDKRRNNIVVSRKSVIEYNKRIKKKKSLSKISEGKEIVGIIKNITEYGAFIDLGSVDGLLHITDISWKRINHPNDILNPGEYIKLKILKFDKINLKMSLGLKQLISDPWKKIDEKYPKRTKTLGKVTNITEYGCFIEIEDGIEGLVHNSEIDWVNKNVNISKILKLNDKVEVMILNIDHPCKRISLGIKQCKINPWYKFSKKYKFGDKVKGYIKSITSFGIFVSLEDKLDGLIHISDISWKTKNLEIFKKYKKGNKILSVLLNVNIKKERISLGIKQLKNNPIIMYMSLNKKNKIVKGKIIRIDNIGILLELKKNVNSYIKRSLITNKKFYEENIYYKNILKLRLLGIDYKNQMIRTYIIEK